From the genome of Syntrophobacterales bacterium, one region includes:
- a CDS encoding helix-turn-helix domain-containing protein, which yields MNIQIIEHNGAPEYAIVPFREWETIIDRLEEMEDIRDARTISAAIAGGEETYPHEFVKRLSSEENPLRVWREYRKLTLATLAKECGVSIPALSQIENDKRTPSVDLLRRLSKALRCDMEDLIRVD from the coding sequence ATGAACATCCAGATCATCGAACATAACGGCGCACCGGAATATGCAATCGTCCCTTTTCGTGAATGGGAAACGATCATCGATCGTTTGGAAGAGATGGAAGATATTCGTGATGCCCGTACGATCTCTGCCGCAATTGCCGGCGGTGAAGAAACCTACCCGCATGAATTCGTCAAGCGCCTGTCGTCAGAGGAAAATCCTCTTAGGGTATGGCGTGAATATAGAAAACTCACACTGGCAACGCTGGCCAAGGAGTGCGGCGTATCAATCCCGGCCCTGTCCCAGATCGAAAACGATAAGCGAACCCCCAGCGTGGATTTACTGCGTAGGCTTTCAAAGGCGCTACGCTGCGACATGGAGGACCTTATCCGGGTAGATTAG
- a CDS encoding type II toxin-antitoxin system RelE/ParE family toxin has translation MFAIRFSKQANKIKAKKPKGIAGRIDAELESIAANLAAYQGDWKPLQGSPFWRLRVGDWRAICEIINKELIIYVLKIGSRGDVYK, from the coding sequence ATGTTCGCGATCAGATTCAGCAAACAGGCCAACAAAATCAAGGCAAAAAAGCCCAAGGGCATTGCCGGGCGGATTGATGCCGAGCTTGAATCGATCGCCGCAAATCTCGCAGCCTATCAAGGAGACTGGAAGCCGCTGCAAGGCTCACCTTTTTGGCGACTGCGCGTGGGGGATTGGCGGGCAATCTGTGAAATTATCAACAAAGAACTTATAATCTACGTCCTTAAAATCGGATCGAGAGGAGACGTTTACAAATGA
- a CDS encoding NAD(P)H-dependent oxidoreductase, protein MTKILIIYHSQTGNTERMAQAVAEGARLLENTEVLIKKAQEASVTDLLAADGLAIGTPENFGYMAGMIKDFFDRTFYPAQDKVFRKPYVVFISAGNDGEGALRSVERIALGYKFKKVYEPVISTGGLTEDVLEKCRNLGGVLAGGCQMGIF, encoded by the coding sequence ATGACGAAAATACTCATTATCTATCACTCACAGACGGGAAACACCGAAAGGATGGCGCAGGCCGTAGCCGAAGGCGCCCGCCTCCTTGAAAATACGGAGGTTCTGATAAAAAAGGCGCAGGAAGCCTCCGTTACAGACCTGCTGGCGGCGGACGGTCTGGCGATCGGAACCCCGGAAAACTTCGGATATATGGCGGGGATGATAAAGGATTTCTTTGACCGGACTTTCTACCCGGCACAGGATAAGGTGTTCAGAAAACCGTATGTCGTTTTTATCAGCGCCGGAAACGACGGCGAAGGCGCCCTCCGCAGCGTCGAGCGGATCGCCCTGGGTTACAAATTCAAAAAGGTTTACGAACCGGTGATTTCTACCGGTGGTTTGACCGAGGACGTCCTGGAAAAATGCCGTAACCTCGGAGGCGTGCTTGCGGGCGGCTGCCAAATGGGAATTTTCTGA
- a CDS encoding RNA methyltransferase, giving the protein MHAKLDNIAIVLKGPKFAGNVGSVARCAKNMGIAKLIVVGNRELDDEEMRKMATHVAGDIVDDIRHYDTLDEALAEFNWVVGTTARQGWGRGPVVSPRQMAEQIVNASQENRVALLFGPEDAGLTNDDLRFCQTLVSIPTAGFKSLNLSQAAMVVCYEIFVAHREETAGFKQKLAEARELDGMYAHLQATLSAIGFLLPENPDYWMTHIRRLFSRTTLLAREVKIIRGICRQIEWYGDHKERKTP; this is encoded by the coding sequence GTGCACGCAAAACTCGATAACATCGCGATTGTCCTGAAAGGCCCGAAGTTTGCCGGGAATGTCGGGTCGGTGGCGCGGTGCGCCAAAAATATGGGCATAGCAAAGCTGATTGTTGTCGGCAACCGGGAGCTCGACGACGAGGAAATGCGCAAGATGGCGACCCATGTCGCGGGCGATATCGTTGATGACATCCGCCATTACGACACGCTTGACGAGGCCCTGGCCGAATTCAACTGGGTGGTCGGGACGACGGCGCGGCAGGGGTGGGGGCGCGGGCCGGTGGTCTCGCCGCGGCAAATGGCCGAGCAGATCGTCAATGCGTCGCAGGAAAATCGGGTCGCCCTCCTCTTCGGCCCGGAGGACGCGGGGCTGACCAACGACGATTTGCGCTTCTGCCAGACACTGGTCTCGATTCCCACCGCCGGCTTCAAATCGCTGAACCTCTCCCAGGCGGCGATGGTCGTCTGCTACGAAATATTTGTCGCCCACCGGGAAGAAACCGCCGGATTTAAACAAAAACTCGCCGAAGCAAGGGAACTGGACGGCATGTACGCCCACCTGCAGGCGACCCTGTCGGCAATCGGCTTCCTGCTGCCGGAAAATCCCGATTACTGGATGACCCATATCCGCCGCCTCTTTTCCCGCACCACGCTGCTGGCGCGGGAGGTCAAAATCATTCGGGGCATCTGCCGCCAGATCGAGTGGTACGGCGACCACAAGGAGCGCAAGACACCATGA
- a CDS encoding Mut7-C RNAse domain-containing protein, which translates to MKGAISAAVTKMMDTELKFIVDNNVGKMAKWLRMAGFDALLFTGADDAAIIAAALNEKRILLTRDRRIMKRRVIVAGHIQSVLIESDRFTAQVRQVIGALKLDKGCLRPFTICLECNRRLEGCPKATVKDRVPPYVFLTQDYFAECPACHRLYWQGTHWQSMSRKMEAFWRCP; encoded by the coding sequence TTGAAAGGTGCAATTTCCGCCGCCGTTACGAAGATGATGGACACCGAGCTTAAATTTATCGTCGACAATAATGTTGGCAAAATGGCAAAGTGGCTGCGCATGGCAGGTTTTGACGCCCTCCTCTTTACCGGCGCCGACGATGCCGCAATAATCGCCGCCGCCTTGAACGAAAAACGCATACTTCTGACCCGTGACCGGCGAATTATGAAACGCCGTGTTATTGTGGCTGGACATATCCAGTCTGTCCTCATCGAGAGCGACCGTTTTACTGCACAGGTGCGGCAGGTCATTGGCGCCCTGAAATTGGATAAAGGCTGCCTTCGTCCTTTTACCATCTGCCTGGAATGCAACCGGCGGCTGGAAGGATGTCCCAAAGCAACGGTGAAGGACCGTGTCCCGCCCTACGTGTTCCTCACCCAGGACTATTTTGCCGAATGCCCCGCCTGCCACCGCCTCTACTGGCAGGGAACCCATTGGCAATCAATGAGCAGGAAAATGGAGGCCTTCTGGCGTTGCCCTTAA